One genomic segment of Natrialbaceae archaeon AArc-T1-2 includes these proteins:
- a CDS encoding ATP-binding protein: MERHRTPFPAIVGQEELKRALLAVAANDALDGLLVQGEKGTAKSTAVRGLVDLLPDQRVVADCPYGCPPDDPAGQCAECRERDREDLPVESRPVPLVTLPLGATRERVVGTLSVADALEGEAEFDPGLLARANRGILYVDEVNLLEDHLVDVILDAAASGVNRVERDGVSVEHPADFTLIGTMNPEEGELRPQLRDRFALQATVVGCREIEDRVEIIDRALAAGTDPDRRAAYAEETAALRDRLLEARTRLPDVELPAAFRRDAAELCLEAGVDGHRGDIAIAHTARTLAALDGREKVIEPDVEEAARLALPHRLQSRPFEDEPDLEDVLEDQFDDESDREDEETDASDTEAGEEGDDERGSGSDDAGGDDRRDGHDGDGSGGGSSQPSGESPADDDGDGDDDSDGPDEGEEEDEATPLVPGQQRADIGDAETPPVEEVDAGGSPGDGSRARVDASRQGRGSRVRTERAGRDDTVDAAASIRAAAGEGRTDLESEDLRTSVRTATAGTLVVFVVDASASMGPAMSVAKGTVMSLLQDAYERRDEVAFVAVAGEESEVLLPPTDSVTLAARHLKELPTGDRTPLPSGLEEATRLVTRSEADASLVVVVTDGRANVAEGSPTAATREAAGRLARTNAEVVLVDASEADDRTGLIGVLEAETDGRTIPLASLSAEKVAEATRSAHE, translated from the coding sequence ATGGAGCGCCACCGCACGCCGTTCCCGGCGATCGTCGGACAGGAGGAACTGAAGCGGGCGCTGTTGGCCGTCGCGGCCAACGACGCGCTCGACGGGCTGCTCGTCCAGGGAGAGAAAGGGACCGCCAAGTCGACGGCCGTCCGCGGGCTCGTGGACCTGTTGCCCGACCAGCGCGTCGTCGCCGACTGCCCCTACGGCTGTCCGCCCGACGATCCGGCCGGCCAGTGTGCGGAGTGTCGGGAGCGCGACCGCGAGGACCTCCCGGTCGAGAGCCGCCCCGTCCCGCTGGTGACGCTCCCGCTCGGGGCGACCCGCGAGCGCGTCGTCGGCACGCTCTCCGTCGCTGACGCCCTCGAGGGGGAGGCCGAGTTCGACCCCGGCCTGCTCGCGCGGGCGAACCGGGGCATCCTCTACGTCGACGAGGTGAACCTGCTCGAGGACCACCTCGTTGACGTCATCCTCGACGCGGCCGCGAGCGGGGTCAACCGCGTCGAACGCGACGGCGTGAGTGTCGAACACCCGGCCGACTTCACGCTCATCGGAACGATGAACCCGGAGGAAGGCGAGCTTCGGCCACAGCTGCGGGACCGCTTCGCGCTGCAGGCGACGGTCGTCGGCTGTCGCGAGATCGAGGATCGCGTCGAGATCATCGACCGCGCGCTCGCAGCGGGCACCGATCCGGACCGGCGCGCGGCGTACGCCGAGGAGACGGCCGCGTTGCGTGACCGACTGCTCGAGGCCCGCACGCGCCTGCCCGACGTCGAACTCCCGGCGGCGTTCAGACGCGACGCCGCCGAACTCTGTCTCGAGGCTGGCGTCGACGGCCACCGGGGCGACATCGCCATCGCCCACACGGCACGGACGCTTGCGGCACTCGACGGCCGGGAGAAGGTCATCGAGCCGGACGTCGAGGAGGCCGCCCGGCTCGCGCTCCCACACCGGCTGCAGAGTCGCCCGTTCGAGGACGAGCCCGACCTCGAGGACGTACTCGAGGACCAGTTCGACGACGAGAGCGATCGCGAGGACGAGGAGACGGACGCCAGCGATACGGAGGCGGGGGAAGAAGGCGACGACGAGAGGGGATCCGGGTCCGACGACGCCGGGGGCGACGACCGACGGGACGGCCACGACGGGGACGGCTCCGGCGGCGGCTCGAGCCAGCCGTCAGGCGAATCGCCGGCTGACGACGATGGCGATGGCGACGACGACAGTGATGGGCCAGACGAGGGCGAAGAGGAAGACGAGGCGACGCCGCTCGTCCCCGGCCAGCAGCGGGCCGACATCGGCGACGCCGAGACGCCGCCGGTCGAGGAGGTAGACGCCGGCGGCTCCCCGGGTGACGGCTCCCGGGCACGGGTCGACGCCTCGAGGCAGGGTCGGGGGTCGCGGGTCCGGACCGAACGTGCCGGACGCGACGACACGGTCGACGCCGCCGCCTCGATCCGGGCGGCCGCGGGCGAGGGTCGAACCGACCTCGAGAGCGAGGACCTCCGGACGTCGGTCCGGACCGCGACGGCCGGGACGCTCGTGGTCTTCGTCGTCGACGCCAGCGCCTCGATGGGGCCCGCGATGTCGGTCGCCAAGGGAACGGTCATGTCGCTGTTACAGGACGCCTACGAACGCCGCGACGAGGTCGCGTTCGTGGCCGTCGCCGGCGAGGAAAGCGAGGTCCTCCTGCCACCCACCGACAGCGTCACGCTCGCGGCCCGTCACCTCAAGGAGCTCCCGACCGGCGACCGGACGCCGCTTCCGTCCGGCCTCGAGGAGGCGACCCGGCTGGTCACACGGTCGGAGGCGGACGCGAGCCTGGTCGTCGTCGTCACCGACGGCCGGGCGAACGTCGCCGAGGGAAGCCCGACGGCGGCCACGCGCGAGGCGGCCGGGCGGCTGGCGCGGACCAACGCCGAGGTCGTTCTCGTCGACGCGAGCGAGGCCGACGACCGGACGGGACTGATCGGCGTCCTCGAGGCCGAGACGGACGGCCGGACGATACCACTGGCGTCGCTGTCGGCAGAGAAGGTCGCCGAGGCGACACGCTCGGCACACGAATAG
- a CDS encoding phosphate uptake regulator PhoU: METRKVQVTGGSTYTVSLPKSWATENDVSAGTTVEFYPEDDALLLTPTSDTERQRGTLDVSDLEGERLTRAVMTMYVSGFDVIALEAGRITTDQRSAIRDATQGLVGVEVLEETTDSVVIQDLLDSSELSIVNAVSRMRLIANSMLADALRALIENDDDIARDVIDRDDDVDRLWLVVSRIFRATLRSPRAAEELGVSREDCFDYHSSARQLERVADHAAKIATLARKLEEIPGDVADALQALHDDAADVLEKSMDALFADDGAEANRLGHEALESVLEIDQHTRTIDDMLRDLEPVQAQSLGLIVDSLSRSADYGGNIAETALQKAAPRP, from the coding sequence ATGGAGACGCGAAAGGTCCAGGTCACCGGTGGGTCGACCTACACCGTCTCACTGCCCAAGTCCTGGGCGACCGAGAACGACGTCAGCGCCGGCACGACAGTCGAGTTCTATCCCGAAGACGATGCCTTGCTGTTGACGCCGACGAGTGACACCGAACGCCAGCGAGGAACCCTGGACGTCTCCGACCTCGAGGGCGAACGGCTCACCCGGGCGGTGATGACGATGTACGTAAGCGGGTTCGACGTCATCGCCCTCGAGGCCGGCCGGATCACGACCGACCAGCGAAGCGCGATCCGCGACGCCACCCAGGGGCTCGTCGGGGTCGAAGTACTCGAGGAGACGACAGACAGCGTCGTCATCCAGGACTTGCTCGACTCCTCAGAGCTGTCGATCGTCAACGCCGTCTCCCGGATGCGTCTCATCGCGAACTCGATGCTCGCGGACGCCCTCCGGGCGCTGATCGAAAACGACGACGACATCGCCCGCGACGTGATCGACCGTGACGACGACGTCGATCGCCTCTGGCTGGTCGTCTCACGGATCTTTCGGGCGACGCTGCGCTCGCCGCGGGCGGCCGAAGAACTCGGCGTCTCCCGGGAGGACTGTTTCGACTACCACTCGAGCGCCCGTCAGCTCGAACGCGTCGCCGACCACGCCGCCAAGATCGCCACGCTCGCACGCAAACTCGAGGAGATACCCGGCGACGTCGCCGACGCCCTCCAGGCGCTGCACGACGACGCTGCGGACGTCTTAGAGAAGTCGATGGACGCGTTGTTTGCCGACGACGGTGCCGAGGCGAACCGGCTGGGCCACGAAGCCCTCGAGTCCGTCCTCGAGATCGACCAGCACACCCGCACGATCGACGACATGCTTCGTGACCTCGAGCCCGTCCAGGCCCAGTCGCTCGGGCTCATCGTCGACTCGCTCTCGAGAAGCGCCGACTACGGCGGCAACATCGCGGAGACGGCACTCCAGAAGGCAGCGCCACGGCCCTGA
- a CDS encoding PstS family phosphate ABC transporter substrate-binding protein: protein MGNKPTSGRDTTTTRRRVLLGTVGAVLTGLSGCITRGYETDLSGEVLVDGSNTVLPHGAVVSEEFQWRNNRVIIPVRGSGTGAGFQRFCAGETDVQNASRPILDGESEMCSANGIEYVGLETALDGLAVFAHPDNGWCDDLTVEELHQIWQSGSDVDTWSDVREEWPDEEIELYGRDPASGTFDYFTEQINDEIGDIRSDYSASADTNVIVRGVRGSEYALGFGGAGYYYENEDDLKLIGVDDGDGPVEPTRETIESGEYTPLTRPLYTYFRVSALERDVVRAFAEFYFEEIDGEATEADIVEDDETLVWTQWAARRVGYYALPDEVDDPDEPSVAKSEATLREALEEVTA, encoded by the coding sequence ATGGGAAACAAGCCGACGTCCGGCCGTGACACCACGACGACACGGCGTCGCGTCCTGCTCGGTACCGTGGGGGCGGTCCTGACTGGACTGTCGGGGTGTATTACTCGCGGCTACGAGACCGACCTCTCGGGGGAGGTTTTAGTCGACGGCAGTAACACCGTCCTCCCTCACGGTGCTGTCGTCTCCGAGGAGTTCCAGTGGCGGAACAACCGCGTCATCATCCCCGTCCGGGGTTCCGGAACGGGAGCCGGCTTTCAGCGGTTCTGCGCGGGCGAAACCGACGTCCAGAACGCGAGTCGACCGATCCTCGACGGCGAGTCGGAGATGTGTTCGGCAAACGGGATCGAGTACGTCGGCCTCGAGACGGCACTCGACGGACTCGCCGTCTTCGCCCACCCGGACAACGGCTGGTGTGACGACCTCACCGTCGAGGAACTCCACCAGATCTGGCAGTCGGGGTCAGACGTCGACACGTGGAGCGACGTCCGTGAGGAGTGGCCCGACGAGGAGATCGAACTCTACGGTCGCGATCCGGCCTCGGGGACCTTCGATTACTTCACCGAACAGATCAACGACGAGATCGGTGACATCCGGTCAGATTACTCCGCGAGCGCGGACACCAACGTCATCGTCCGTGGCGTTCGCGGCAGCGAGTACGCGCTCGGCTTCGGCGGAGCCGGCTACTACTACGAGAACGAAGACGACCTGAAGCTGATCGGCGTCGACGACGGCGACGGACCGGTCGAGCCGACCCGAGAAACGATCGAGAGCGGAGAGTACACGCCGTTGACCCGGCCGCTGTACACGTACTTCCGGGTCAGCGCGCTCGAGCGAGACGTCGTGCGGGCGTTCGCCGAGTTCTACTTCGAGGAGATCGACGGCGAGGCGACCGAGGCAGACATCGTCGAAGACGACGAGACGCTCGTCTGGACCCAGTGGGCCGCCCGCCGGGTCGGCTACTACGCCCTGCCCGACGAGGTCGACGATCCGGACGAGCCAAGCGTCGCAAAGAGCGAGGCGACACTCCGGGAGGCACTCGAGGAGGTGACGGCATGA
- the pstC gene encoding phosphate ABC transporter permease subunit PstC has translation MSTDQDVGITARGSSVDDRKNDLIRLVFFSCAAVTVLTTLAIILVLVDGSIDFFQRVSIVEFFTEANWSPVIRPRSYGVLPLIWGTLAVTVGSAIIAIPVGTATAVYLSEYADPQVRKVIKPTLEILAGVPTIVYGFFALSFITPLLQRVFPQTGTFNLAAGAVVVGIMIIPMVSSLSEDAMSSVPDELRNAAYGLGATKFEVSTNVVVPASLSGIIASYILALSRAIGETMAVTLAVGMTPQITGNPLEPMQTMTAYMVQIGISDVSVGSIQYQSLFAVGLTLFAMTLAMNLFSLWVKARYREEYE, from the coding sequence ATGAGCACCGACCAGGACGTCGGCATTACGGCCCGTGGCAGCAGCGTCGACGACCGGAAGAACGACCTCATCCGGCTGGTCTTTTTCTCCTGTGCGGCTGTCACCGTCCTGACGACGCTCGCGATCATCCTCGTTCTCGTCGACGGCTCGATCGACTTCTTCCAGCGGGTCTCGATCGTCGAGTTCTTCACCGAGGCCAACTGGTCGCCGGTCATCCGACCGCGCAGTTACGGCGTACTCCCGCTGATCTGGGGGACTCTCGCCGTCACGGTGGGGTCGGCGATCATCGCGATCCCCGTCGGTACGGCGACCGCGGTCTATCTCAGCGAGTACGCCGATCCGCAGGTCCGGAAGGTGATCAAGCCGACGCTCGAGATCCTCGCCGGAGTCCCGACGATCGTCTACGGCTTTTTCGCCCTCTCGTTTATCACGCCGCTGCTCCAGCGGGTGTTCCCCCAGACGGGGACGTTCAACCTGGCCGCGGGCGCGGTCGTCGTCGGGATCATGATCATCCCGATGGTCTCGAGTCTCAGCGAGGACGCGATGAGTTCGGTGCCGGACGAGCTTCGCAACGCCGCCTACGGCCTGGGTGCGACGAAGTTCGAGGTCTCGACGAACGTCGTCGTCCCGGCCTCGCTGTCGGGCATCATCGCTTCCTACATCCTCGCGCTCTCGCGAGCGATCGGAGAGACGATGGCCGTCACCCTCGCCGTCGGGATGACCCCCCAGATCACGGGCAATCCCCTGGAACCGATGCAGACGATGACCGCCTACATGGTCCAGATCGGGATCAGTGACGTGTCGGTCGGATCGATCCAGTACCAGAGCCTGTTCGCCGTCGGACTGACGCTGTTTGCGATGACACTCGCGATGAACCTGTTCAGCCTGTGGGTCAAAGCGCGCTACCGGGAGGAGTACGAATGA
- the pstA gene encoding phosphate ABC transporter permease PstA: protein MSTDTRTPFGESTEDIERKRKIGRAFVAVCFASTLVGIVALVALLADVVYESWGWVTWEFLTYPPSQTIEYYLPGARGAGIYPAIVGSIFLIALTAVFTIFLGVGAAVYLEEYASESRLKSFIEANIANLAGVPSIVYGLLGLAIFVRAIQLGSSLIAGALTLTLLILPIVIVSTQEALRAVPDSQRQAAYGVGATQWQVIRDVVLPRALPGIMTGTILSLSRAIGETAPILMVGAATSLFVGPDSLTAPFSAMPMMIFEWATLPEPGFQHVAAAGIVVLLSILLLMNAVAIFIRNRYDPRS, encoded by the coding sequence ATGAGCACGGATACACGGACGCCGTTTGGCGAATCGACCGAGGACATCGAGCGAAAGCGTAAGATCGGCCGCGCGTTCGTCGCGGTCTGTTTCGCCTCGACGCTCGTTGGTATCGTCGCACTCGTGGCCTTGCTCGCCGACGTCGTCTACGAGTCCTGGGGCTGGGTCACCTGGGAGTTTCTCACGTACCCGCCATCCCAGACGATCGAGTACTACCTGCCCGGCGCTCGCGGTGCTGGTATCTACCCCGCGATCGTCGGCTCGATCTTCCTCATCGCGCTGACCGCCGTCTTCACCATCTTCCTCGGCGTCGGCGCGGCGGTCTATCTCGAGGAGTACGCCTCCGAGAGCCGGCTGAAGTCCTTTATCGAGGCCAACATCGCCAACCTCGCGGGCGTCCCCTCGATCGTCTACGGGCTGCTCGGGTTGGCGATCTTCGTCCGCGCGATACAGCTAGGCTCGAGTCTCATCGCCGGCGCGTTGACGTTGACGCTTCTGATTCTGCCGATCGTCATCGTCTCGACCCAGGAAGCGTTGCGTGCGGTGCCGGACTCCCAGCGACAGGCCGCCTACGGCGTCGGCGCGACCCAGTGGCAGGTAATCCGGGATGTCGTCCTTCCCCGTGCACTGCCCGGCATCATGACGGGGACGATCCTCTCGCTATCGCGAGCGATCGGCGAGACGGCCCCGATCCTGATGGTCGGTGCTGCGACCTCGCTGTTCGTCGGCCCCGACAGCCTCACCGCCCCGTTCAGCGCGATGCCGATGATGATCTTCGAGTGGGCGACCCTGCCCGAACCCGGGTTCCAGCACGTCGCCGCCGCGGGGATCGTCGTCTTGCTGTCGATCCTGTTGCTGATGAACGCCGTCGCGATCTTCATCCGCAACAGGTACGATCCCCGGTCCTGA
- the pstB gene encoding phosphate ABC transporter ATP-binding protein PstB — translation MTANQSGSGTVSETRIEGSAREEVGAVDRDRVAGSPQVDDAVIEAHDLNVFYGDDQALQGIDMQIPERKVTALIGPSGCGKSTFLRCINRMNDLIDVARVEGDLYFHGKNVYDDDVDPVALRRKIGMVFQKPNPFPKSIFDNVAYGLRVQGKDDGNLEEKVRTALERAALLDEVDGRLDESGLDLSGGQQQRLCIARAIATDPEVILMDEPASALDPVATSQIEDLVEELAEEYTVVIVTHNMQQAARISDKTAVFLTGGHLAEFDDTAKIFENPESQRVEDYITGKFG, via the coding sequence ATGACCGCAAACCAGAGCGGGTCGGGGACCGTCTCGGAGACCCGGATCGAGGGCTCGGCACGGGAGGAAGTGGGGGCGGTCGATCGCGACCGCGTCGCGGGTTCGCCCCAGGTGGACGACGCGGTCATCGAAGCGCACGATCTGAATGTGTTCTACGGCGACGACCAGGCCTTGCAGGGGATCGACATGCAGATCCCCGAACGGAAGGTGACGGCGCTCATCGGCCCTTCGGGCTGTGGGAAATCGACGTTCCTTCGCTGTATCAACCGGATGAACGACCTGATCGACGTCGCCCGCGTCGAAGGCGACCTCTACTTCCACGGGAAGAACGTTTACGACGACGACGTCGATCCCGTCGCCCTCCGCCGGAAGATCGGGATGGTCTTCCAGAAACCGAACCCCTTCCCCAAGAGCATCTTCGACAACGTCGCCTACGGGCTGCGCGTCCAGGGCAAAGACGACGGCAATCTCGAGGAGAAGGTCCGAACGGCACTCGAGCGTGCCGCCTTGCTCGACGAAGTCGACGGTAGACTCGACGAGTCCGGACTCGATCTCTCTGGCGGCCAACAACAGCGACTCTGTATTGCCCGTGCGATCGCGACCGACCCCGAAGTGATCCTGATGGACGAACCTGCCTCGGCGCTCGACCCCGTCGCGACCTCCCAGATCGAAGACCTGGTCGAGGAACTCGCCGAGGAGTACACCGTCGTGATCGTCACCCACAACATGCAACAGGCTGCCCGGATCTCCGATAAGACCGCCGTCTTCCTCACCGGTGGCCACCTCGCGGAGTTCGACGACACGGCGAAGATCTTCGAGAACCCCGAGAGCCAGCGCGTCGAGGACTACATCACCGGGAAGTTCGGATAG
- a CDS encoding VOC family protein → MSGDREPVTADRPDSPAHTVGTDHVSIWGSNAEETISFYRDLLGMPLVLRQPNLDDPSQTHLFFDTGDGRLLTFFVSDDRDADPRQQRTSVGGVHHLAFRIAPDRFEEVMAALEEDGRGYNVFDRGIFHSIYTRDNDGLVIELSTDKYDVPDDRRAEVLATAQRLREEDGAEYAEDEHLEAALEELGLEVERYDLPDSERGVGGIE, encoded by the coding sequence ATGAGTGGCGACCGCGAACCCGTTACGGCCGACCGTCCGGACAGTCCAGCCCACACCGTCGGTACGGACCACGTCTCTATCTGGGGAAGCAACGCCGAGGAGACGATCTCGTTCTATCGGGATCTGCTCGGCATGCCGCTGGTCCTTCGCCAGCCCAATCTCGACGACCCCTCACAGACGCACCTCTTTTTCGACACCGGCGACGGCCGACTCCTCACCTTCTTCGTCAGCGACGACCGCGACGCCGACCCGCGACAACAGCGTACCTCGGTCGGCGGCGTCCATCACCTCGCGTTCCGGATCGCGCCCGACCGCTTCGAGGAAGTGATGGCCGCTCTCGAGGAGGACGGCCGTGGCTACAACGTCTTCGACCGGGGGATCTTTCACTCGATCTACACCCGCGACAACGACGGCCTCGTGATCGAACTCTCGACGGACAAGTACGACGTCCCCGACGACCGCCGGGCGGAAGTGCTCGCGACCGCCCAGCGGCTCCGCGAGGAAGACGGTGCGGAGTACGCCGAGGACGAACACCTCGAGGCCGCCCTCGAGGAACTCGGTCTCGAGGTCGAGCGATACGATCTCCCCGACTCGGAACGTGGCGTCGGCGGCATCGAGTGA
- a CDS encoding metal-dependent hydrolase translates to MNKRGHVLNAVLLGVGLGILLEPTADERMIATIVMIAVPVTLGAMVPDIDTEFGRHRKTLHNLPVLVGFVAFPYFFGNLEYVWIGVLTHYVLDVAGSRRGIALFYPLSSSEYGLPLGVPVSSSRAGIVTIAITTLELALAGLLIYSVPQWGLELGRQALGI, encoded by the coding sequence ATGAACAAACGGGGGCACGTGCTGAACGCGGTACTGCTCGGCGTCGGTCTCGGTATCCTGCTCGAGCCGACGGCCGACGAACGAATGATCGCGACGATCGTGATGATCGCCGTCCCTGTAACACTCGGTGCAATGGTCCCCGACATCGACACCGAGTTCGGTCGGCATCGCAAAACGCTACACAATCTCCCCGTACTCGTCGGCTTCGTCGCCTTTCCGTACTTCTTCGGCAACCTCGAGTACGTCTGGATCGGCGTGTTGACCCACTACGTCCTCGACGTCGCAGGCAGCAGACGTGGGATCGCGCTCTTTTATCCGCTGTCGTCTTCGGAGTACGGGCTGCCGCTCGGCGTCCCCGTCAGCAGCAGCCGTGCCGGGATAGTGACGATCGCCATTACAACTCTCGAGCTCGCCCTCGCAGGGCTGCTCATCTACAGCGTCCCCCAGTGGGGCCTCGAGCTGGGACGCCAGGCGCTTGGAATCTAG
- a CDS encoding GNAT family N-acetyltransferase, whose amino-acid sequence MKAVERPTFESETSKRIYEYVERHGTANRHALRDALSLSAETFQDHLERLTSEGYLESEGGTLRIALEFGAIEEFETDGTTVIIRPGRQSDFEGLVETIRDVTAEETYVVAETVAEQLLYEDAVTRHNAVESRVFFVATVDGAVVGWTHLDLPHLDQVKETARQTVGVRETYRGKGIGSELLERGLEWARANGYRKVYNSIPTTNDRALEFLTEHGWNTEAIRRNHYTIDGEHVDEVMMAYEF is encoded by the coding sequence ATGAAGGCCGTCGAGCGTCCGACGTTCGAGTCCGAGACGAGCAAACGCATCTACGAGTACGTCGAACGACACGGCACCGCCAATCGGCACGCGCTTCGAGACGCCCTGTCGCTGTCGGCCGAGACGTTCCAGGACCACCTCGAGCGGCTGACCTCGGAGGGGTATCTGGAATCAGAGGGCGGAACGCTGCGGATCGCACTCGAGTTCGGCGCGATCGAGGAGTTCGAGACGGACGGAACGACGGTCATCATCCGCCCCGGCCGTCAGAGCGATTTCGAAGGACTCGTCGAGACGATCCGGGACGTGACGGCCGAAGAGACCTACGTCGTCGCCGAAACGGTCGCCGAACAGCTCCTCTACGAGGACGCCGTCACGCGACACAACGCCGTCGAGTCGCGGGTGTTCTTCGTCGCGACCGTCGACGGCGCAGTCGTCGGCTGGACCCACCTCGACCTGCCACATCTGGACCAGGTCAAAGAGACCGCCCGCCAGACCGTCGGCGTCCGCGAGACCTACCGCGGCAAGGGGATCGGCAGCGAACTCTTAGAGCGTGGCCTGGAGTGGGCCAGAGCCAACGGCTATCGGAAGGTCTACAACAGCATTCCGACGACCAACGATCGCGCACTCGAGTTTCTCACAGAGCACGGCTGGAACACCGAGGCGATCCGCCGGAACCACTACACGATCGACGGCGAGCACGTCGACGAAGTGATGATGGCCTACGAGTTTTGA
- a CDS encoding DUF1616 domain-containing protein, with the protein MTDRSTRLIQPFTAVRQGSKRLVTEMPTDLAGVAGFVFVAVTVLAVVDVGSTLVRAAVGFPLLCFLPGYATVSALFPRASDTRLATETAVPAGTSGISDLERLALAFGLSVAILPLLALVIAAGSWGYSTGVVVTVLAGYVLGLVAIATVRRRRVPRAERYRIHLGRRVETARTAIFDTNSAVHTAINVALVVSMVLALTTVGYALVSPQSGEQYTSLELLTENDSGEYVTGEYPSTVDAGESVPVTIAVENWEGDDTEYTAVVQEQRLTNGEVNERTEIDRLEYAVSDGETAYGESDVTPVADGGTVRITVLLYVDDVPETPTTDNAYRYTYFWIEVTDGGFENP; encoded by the coding sequence ATGACAGACCGCTCGACACGACTGATACAGCCGTTCACGGCCGTCCGCCAGGGAAGCAAACGACTCGTCACGGAGATGCCGACGGATCTGGCTGGCGTGGCGGGATTCGTCTTCGTCGCAGTAACAGTGTTGGCAGTCGTCGACGTCGGTTCGACGCTGGTCCGGGCGGCGGTCGGATTCCCACTGCTGTGTTTCCTGCCGGGATACGCGACCGTCTCGGCGCTCTTTCCGCGTGCGTCCGACACACGACTGGCGACGGAAACTGCTGTCCCGGCCGGAACCAGCGGCATCAGTGACCTCGAGCGGCTGGCGCTCGCGTTCGGCCTGAGCGTCGCCATCCTTCCCCTGCTGGCACTGGTCATCGCGGCCGGCTCGTGGGGCTACTCGACGGGTGTCGTGGTGACGGTCCTCGCCGGCTACGTCCTGGGGCTCGTCGCGATCGCCACCGTCAGACGGCGTCGCGTCCCGCGGGCCGAGCGCTATCGCATCCACCTCGGCCGACGCGTCGAGACGGCCCGCACGGCCATCTTCGACACGAACTCCGCCGTCCACACGGCGATCAACGTCGCGCTCGTCGTCAGTATGGTACTCGCGTTGACGACCGTCGGCTACGCCCTCGTCTCGCCCCAGTCGGGCGAACAGTACACCAGCCTTGAGTTGCTCACCGAGAACGACTCTGGCGAGTACGTCACCGGGGAGTATCCGTCGACCGTGGATGCCGGAGAATCGGTCCCCGTGACGATCGCCGTCGAGAACTGGGAAGGTGACGATACCGAATACACGGCCGTCGTTCAGGAGCAACGGCTGACCAACGGCGAGGTCAACGAGCGAACGGAGATCGACCGTCTCGAGTATGCCGTCTCCGACGGTGAGACTGCATACGGCGAGAGTGACGTGACGCCAGTCGCCGACGGCGGCACCGTCCGGATCACCGTTCTCCTCTACGTCGACGACGTTCCCGAGACGCCGACCACCGACAACGCGTATCGATACACCTACTTCTGGATCGAAGTCACCGATGGCGGTTTTGAGAATCCATAG